The Amycolatopsis sp. QT-25 genomic sequence CCGGTCACCGAGGACTACGTCCGCAACGGCGAGAACGGTCAGGGCGAGACGACCCCGCCCACCACCAACGCCCAGGGCGAACCGATCGACAGCTCCAGCGCGGGCATCCGGCTGTCGGGCAACGTGCAGATCGCCGGGCAGAAGGTGGAGATCTTCTGTTTCGCGATGATCGAACTGAAGGGTCAGAAGATCAGCATCGAGCCGAAGCGACTGCAATTCGGGAACGACAAGGAGACCACCGTCGTTCCCCAAGCGGTACAGAACGTGCTGCTGCCGAACTTCAACGCGACCATCGACACCGGTGCGATGCCGTTCTCGGTGACGCCGACGTCGGTCCGCGTGAACAGCGGTTCGGTGACCATCAAGGGTGAAGGCAAGAACGTGGCCTTCAACGGGGCGAAGCCGCAAGGGTGATTCGACGCAAGGGATTCGACACAGAGGTGATTCCGGATGACCGGGGTGTGGGTGCTGCTGGGCGTCCTGGTGCTAGGCGGTGTGGCGGGCGCGCTGCTGCGAGCACGCAACGGCCGCATCAGGGCCGCCAAGGCTTCTGACGTGGCCAAGCTGCCGGAGCGCGTCTCCGCCGCCCTCGCGCCCGAAGGCGTCACCCTGGTCCAGATCTCCACGACGTTCTGCGCGCCGTGCCGCCACACCCGCGTCATCCTGTCTGCTCTCGCGGACAAGACCGACGGCCTCACGCATGTCGATCTGGACGTCACCGAGACCCCCGAAGTCGCCAAGGCGCTTTCGATCTTGCGGACTCCGACGACGCTGGCCTTGACTCCGGACGGCCGGGAGGTTTTCCGCGTCGGCGGCGTTCCCCGAGGTCAGGAGCTTCTGGAAGCTCTGAAACCCCACCTCGCGAACGCCTGATCCCGAATTTCGGGAAGCGTCCCAAGGTGTGAACACGGTTCCCAACCTGAGGGAGCACTGCGTACCCTCGTGCCCGTGAACAGGCTGCCCCGAACCTTGCTGACCCAGCGCCGCGCAGTGGACCTGTGCCGCGTTCGCAGCAGCCTGTGTCCGGCTCGCTGAGCGCGCCCTGATGCCTGCGCGTGCCCGTCCGGCACGCACCTTTCCCTCTCGTTCGCAGGAGGAACCATGTCCGCAGGACCGGCCGTCGACCCCCGTGGTCCGCGTTTCGCCGCCATCCTGACGACGATCGTGCTCGCGGTCGTGCTCATCACCCAGTGGTGGCCACTGCTCGCGGCGCAGGCGGTGGTGTTCGCGATCGGGGCCTTCGTCGGGCTCAAGCCGGCGCCGTACTCCCTCCTCTACCGCTACCTGGTCGCACCGCGGCTCGGCCCGGCGACCGAACGCGAGGACGCCGCCCCGCTGCGGTTCGCGCAGGCCGTCGGGTTCGTCTTCGCCGTCGTCGGCACCGTCGGCTTCGCCGCCGGGTGGACCGCGCTGGGCTTCGTCGCGACGGCGTTCGCGCTGTTCGCGGCCTTCCTCAACGCGGCGTTCGACTTCTGTCTCGGTTGCGAAATGTACCTGCTCATCAAACGTTTCAGCCCCAGCCCTCGCGCGTCCTAACCCAGAAAGAGAGTCAGCTCCATGAGTCGTGAAGACGTCCTGGTCACCACCCAGTGGGCCGAGGAGAACCTGGACACCCCGGGTGTCGTGTTCATCGAGGTCGACGAGGACACGACCGCGTACGACAACGGACACATCCGCGGTGCGGTGAAGTTCGACTGGCGCAAGGACCTGCAGGACGGCGTCCGCCGCGACTTCGTCGACAAGGAGGGCTTCGAGAAGCTGCTGTCCGAGCGGGGCATCTCGAACGACGACCGCGTGATCCTCTACGGCGGCAACAACAACTGGTTCGCCGCGTACGCGTACTGGTACTTCAAGCTCTACGGTCACGAGAAGGTGCAGCTGCTCGACGGCGGCCGCAAGAAGTGGGAACTCGACGGCCGCGAGCTGAGCTCCGAGGACGTCAAGCGCGAGCCTGCCCGGTACCAGGCCAAGGAGCAGGACCTCTCGATCCGCGCGTTCCGCGACGAGGTCGTCCAGGCCATCGGTTCCAGCAACTTCGTCGACGTGCGTTCGCCCGACGAGTTCTCCGGCAAGCTGCTCGCCCCGGCGCACCTGCCGCAGGAGCAGTCCCAGGTTCCCGGCCACATCCCGGGCGCGCTGAACGTCCCGTGGGCGAAGGTCGCCAACGAGGACGGCACCTTCAAGACCGAGGAAGAGATCAAGGAGCTGTACTCCGACGAGGGCCTCGACGAGTCGAAGTCCACGATCGCGTACTGCCGGATCGGTGAGCGTTCGTCCATCGCGTGGTTCGCGCTGCACGAGCTCCTCGGCTACGACCAGGTGAAGAACTACGACGGTTCGTGGACGGAATACGGCTCGCTCGTCGGCGTGCCGGTCGAGTTGGGAGCCAAGTGATGGCTGACGACAGCTGCGGCGCACCGGCCCAGGAGGCCACGCCCGCCGATTACGACACCCGCGGCCAGGTCGTGCTGGCGGGCAAGGTGACCGGTGCGGAAGGGCCCGTCGGCGGCGCCTTCGTGCGGCTGCTGGACGGCGGCGGTGACTTCACCGGCGAGGTGGTCTCGTCGGCCGACGGCGACTTCCGCTTCTACGCCGCCCCCGGCGACTGGACGGTGCGCGCGCTGCACCGTTCCGGCAACGGCGAAGCCTCGGTGACCGCCCAGGGTCCGGGCGTGCACCAGCTGGCGATCTCGGTCGCCTGACGACTCAAGTACATGAAGGCCCCCTTCCGTGCGCCTGGGTGCGGGAAGGGGGCCTTCATGTACGTGTGGGCACGGCCACGTGACCTCGGCAGGCCCGTCCGGGCAGGCAGCGACTAAAGTGCGGGACGTGGAGATCCTGTTTACGACCCTGCTGGTGCTCGCCGGCATCGCGATCACCTGGTTCGCCGTGTACGTCGTTTACCGGCTTTACGCGGACCAGCGCTGACCCATGACGGCTAGTGGCGACGAGGCCATCCAGGCCGCGGAGAAGCGCGCGGAGAACACGCGCGACCGGAACCTTCCGCAGTTAGACGACATGCCCATCCCGGGTGACACCGCGAACCTGCGCGAAGGTGCGAACCTCAACGACGCCTGCCTGGCGCTTCTGCCGCTCGTCGGCGTCTGGCGCGGCGAGGGCGAGGTCGACTACCCGACCATCGACGGCCCGTACCGGTTCGGCATGCAGCTGACCATCGCGCACGACGGCCGCCCGTTCCTCACGCACGAGGCCCGCGCGTGGCTACTCGACGAGGACGGCAAGGTCATCCGTCCGGCGGCACGCGAATCCGGCTTCTGGCGTCCACAGGCCGACGACACGATCGAACTGCTGCTGACCCACAACACCGGTATCATCGAGCTCTTCTACGGCAAACCGCGTGGCAAGGCGTCGGTTCCCGCCTGGGAGCTGGGCACCGACGCGGTCGTCCGCACGTCGACGGCCAAGGACGTCACGGCGTCGCAGCGGCTCTACGGCATCGTGAACGGTGAACTCGGCTACGTCGAGGAGCGCGCCATGATGGGCCAGGAACTCCAGCCGCACACGTCGGCGCTGCTGCGTCGCGTCGTGGGCTGACCTTTCCCGTGCGGTGGCGTGCCTACGGCGAGCACGCCGCCCTGCTGGACTGCGATTCCCCGGCACAGACGATCGCGGCACACGCGACGATTTCGTTCGCGCGCCCGCCTGGGATCGCCGAGCTCGTCCCCGGCGCCCGCAGCCTGCTCGTGGTGGAAATCCCGGGCTCCGGTGCCCTCGCGGCCGCCCGTGACCTGCTGGCGGACGCCGACCTCGCACATCCGCCCGAAGGCGAACCACGGGAGATCACGCTCGACGTCACCTACGACGGCGAGGATCTCGAACTCGTCGCGCGGGACGCCGGAGTGTCCATCGAGGACGTCGTCCGGCTGCACACCGGCGCCGTGTACACCGTGGCCTTCACCGGGTTCGCACCCGGATTCGGCTACCTGAGAGGGCTTCCCGAACCGCTCCGGCAGCCGCGGCTGGCGACTCCGCGCACTCGCGTGCCGCCGGGTTCGGTCGGGATCGCGGGCGAGTTCACCGGCGTGTACCCGCGGGTCTCACCCGGTGGCTGGCGGCTGATCGGCCACACCCGGACCGTCCTGTTCGATCCGCGCGCCGACCCGCCCGCGCTGCTGTCGCCCGGTGACCGGGTGCGGTTCCGGAGCGCCGGATGAGGGCGCTCGAAGTGGTCGGGACCGGCCCGCTCGCGCTGATCCAGGACCTCGGCAGGCCCGGTTACGCGCATCTCGGCGTCCCGCCGTCCGGCGCGCTGGACGTCCCGGCGCTGAAACTGGCCAACCGGCTCGTCGGCAACGCCGAGGACGCCGCGGGCGTCGAGTGCCTGCTCGGTGGACTGCGACTGCGCGCCACGACGTCCTGCACGATCGCGGTGACCGGCCCGGCCGTCACCGTCGAGGTCGACGGCCGCGCCGTCGGCTCGCACGCGCCGGTGTGGCTGGCGGCGGGCCAGGTCGTGGCGATCGGCGCACCCGCCACCGGGTTGCGGTGCTACCTGGCGGCCTCCGGCGGGATCACCGTCGAGGCGGAACTCGGCAGCCGGTCGCGGGACGTCCTTTCGGAGATCGGACCCGCGCCGCTGAAGGCGGGCGACGTCCTCCCTCTCGGCGCGCCTTCTGTGTCCGAAGGCGCCGACGTCGTCTTGCCCGCGGTGGCTCCGGCGGAACTGGTCGTACCGGTCGATCCGGGGCCGCGGGCGCACTGGTTCGAAGATCTGGCGCCCGGACTCGCGAAGACCTGGACGGT encodes the following:
- a CDS encoding thioredoxin family protein, with product MTGVWVLLGVLVLGGVAGALLRARNGRIRAAKASDVAKLPERVSAALAPEGVTLVQISTTFCAPCRHTRVILSALADKTDGLTHVDLDVTETPEVAKALSILRTPTTLALTPDGREVFRVGGVPRGQELLEALKPHLANA
- a CDS encoding DUF4395 domain-containing protein; this encodes MSAGPAVDPRGPRFAAILTTIVLAVVLITQWWPLLAAQAVVFAIGAFVGLKPAPYSLLYRYLVAPRLGPATEREDAAPLRFAQAVGFVFAVVGTVGFAAGWTALGFVATAFALFAAFLNAAFDFCLGCEMYLLIKRFSPSPRAS
- a CDS encoding sulfurtransferase, with protein sequence MSREDVLVTTQWAEENLDTPGVVFIEVDEDTTAYDNGHIRGAVKFDWRKDLQDGVRRDFVDKEGFEKLLSERGISNDDRVILYGGNNNWFAAYAYWYFKLYGHEKVQLLDGGRKKWELDGRELSSEDVKREPARYQAKEQDLSIRAFRDEVVQAIGSSNFVDVRSPDEFSGKLLAPAHLPQEQSQVPGHIPGALNVPWAKVANEDGTFKTEEEIKELYSDEGLDESKSTIAYCRIGERSSIAWFALHELLGYDQVKNYDGSWTEYGSLVGVPVELGAK
- a CDS encoding DUF1416 domain-containing protein, which gives rise to MADDSCGAPAQEATPADYDTRGQVVLAGKVTGAEGPVGGAFVRLLDGGGDFTGEVVSSADGDFRFYAAPGDWTVRALHRSGNGEASVTAQGPGVHQLAISVA
- a CDS encoding FABP family protein, which produces MTASGDEAIQAAEKRAENTRDRNLPQLDDMPIPGDTANLREGANLNDACLALLPLVGVWRGEGEVDYPTIDGPYRFGMQLTIAHDGRPFLTHEARAWLLDEDGKVIRPAARESGFWRPQADDTIELLLTHNTGIIELFYGKPRGKASVPAWELGTDAVVRTSTAKDVTASQRLYGIVNGELGYVEERAMMGQELQPHTSALLRRVVG
- the pxpB gene encoding 5-oxoprolinase subunit PxpB — its product is MRWRAYGEHAALLDCDSPAQTIAAHATISFARPPGIAELVPGARSLLVVEIPGSGALAAARDLLADADLAHPPEGEPREITLDVTYDGEDLELVARDAGVSIEDVVRLHTGAVYTVAFTGFAPGFGYLRGLPEPLRQPRLATPRTRVPPGSVGIAGEFTGVYPRVSPGGWRLIGHTRTVLFDPRADPPALLSPGDRVRFRSAG
- a CDS encoding biotin-dependent carboxyltransferase family protein, producing the protein MRALEVVGTGPLALIQDLGRPGYAHLGVPPSGALDVPALKLANRLVGNAEDAAGVECLLGGLRLRATTSCTIAVTGPAVTVEVDGRAVGSHAPVWLAAGQVVAIGAPATGLRCYLAASGGITVEAELGSRSRDVLSEIGPAPLKAGDVLPLGAPSVSEGADVVLPAVAPAELVVPVDPGPRAHWFEDLAPGLAKTWTVTAESNRVGLRLDGPALTRRDEYATRELPSEGLLTGAVQVPPDGLPVVFLADHPTTGGYPVAAVVRRASLPALAQARPGTLLRFHSSTKMWNR